Part of the Antechinus flavipes isolate AdamAnt ecotype Samford, QLD, Australia chromosome 2, AdamAnt_v2, whole genome shotgun sequence genome is shown below.
GGAGGGGTTGACTTCAGGAAAGGAGGATGTACACCTTTTTGTCAGAgaatgggaaaaaggaagaagagtaggAGATAATATCAAAAGGTTCTGCGATGAAgagatgagaagaagaaaaagcaaaagattgCTTtgttgcaaagaaagaaaaactgaagtaCATGAATGTACAATGCACCTATTTGACATTATTGTATGCTTTCCTTTAGCCTTCTTCAGCATTATGTAGATAGGAACAGGGAGATGGATGGTGGGAGGAATGCAGGTCTGAGATTTGGCAAGATAGGTTTAACAGTAATGAAATGCAGTTTGGAGTTGGTTTGCTAAATTTATGGAgtcagaattggaaaaaaaaaaaaaaaagaaaagaaaagaaaagaaaattaaaccagAGTTGAGGTAATAGCTttagaatatattaaaaagtagaGGAATTGAAAATTTCAGTCAGAGTTAAGAGTACATTTAGGAGAGATGAGACATAGGGAGAGAGGGGATGCTAGGAGAAAAAGTCACAGAATGTCTGAGTTTCTGAATAAAAAAGTGCAACAGTTGTTGATAATGGTGACAGTCAAGATCTGACCTTTCCTGTgttgaaagagaatgaaaaattggGAAGTCAGATAATTTGGAGGAGCATCAATAATGGATATTGATCTTTCCAACTCGAAAGTCAGGACTTTGTTAGGAAGAAGAAGGTGAGCCAGATGCTGACCTACTTTTGAAGAGAGAATGGCTTGGAGGCCAGCTACTACAAATTATCTGGATAAGTTGGAAAACTTTAACTGAGTGAATTATAAAGAAGAGAAGTTGCTGAGTGACATCAGTAACAGGAAAGTCTGGAAGTGATAGTGGAGGAGCAGAGAGTATTCTGACTTCCCTTCAGGGTATCATTGTTTGGAGTACTGATGAAAAGGTTAATCACAGGTGCAATCATCTAGGAAAACTTCTTTCAGTAAATAGAAGgagaatgatagaaaaagatcCAAATAGTTTGTTCATTGTGAACAGGAATTCCAGAAGGCATAGTAGAATGGGTGGGCAAGGTTGAGGTGAGAGATGAGTAAAGTTGAGGAGGATATGAATAAGGGGATGAGAGGCAGAAATTGAGAAGTTTGCACTTATGTAGTGGGTAGTTAGTTGAGTGAACTAGGGATAAGAAGAAAGTTATTAGTCATAGTAGTACTAACAGGTGACATGAATAATAATGCCTAAAATTTTGAAAGGGAGTTATTGCTGAGTAAGGACCAGGAGTAAAGTACAGTTTTAGTTACTTCCCCTAgcttgttttaaatgattgtctCCCCCAGCCTAGTATTCCTCCTGTGTGGTTGAAGGAGGTGGAAGGGTTGGGAGTGCTATGTTGTGAAGCATAGAGCATGCATTGTGGAACATACTCATGGAACAGGGAGCAGTACAGTTTTACTATAGAATATACATAAAAAGTTGTGGTATACAGAgcagacaaaatagaaaatatattggaCTTTATTCAGTTAATCATTTAGTAAGAAACTCTGTTTCAGTGATTCTTGGCATAAATATCTTGCTATCCTGACTGTTCTCTTTTTATTCCAGTGCATGAGGGCAGTCCACTGGGTGAACTTCATCGCTGCATCAGAGAAGGGGTGAAGGTCAATGTTCACATTCGCACTTTCAAAGGGCTTAGAGGTGTCTGCTCTGGCTTCCTGGTTGCATTTGACAAGTTCTGGAATATGGTAATTAGTTCTTTTTATGGGGCTCTCATAGAGATTAACTCCTTTATTTGATTAGAGAAGCAATATAATCTTTTTAGTATAGCAGTTATACTGATAACTGCATTAGAGAAGAGCTGCTGTCCTTGAGCTCTCCTGGAACAGGCATAAGATCTGTACTccactttcttcttttcccccaaatccaattctcttatccattcattcaacagGTATTCTTTGAGCATCTATTATATGCAAAGCCCTGTGCTGGACACTGTAGGggggatacaaagatatataAGACAAAGACTCTGCCCTccaggaacttacaatctagtaATGGAGAGAagacatgtacacaaataactataatacaaggTAATATATAGGTGTCATCATTCAGGAGTTTCTTCTCCAAGAGTTGTGGTTACCTTCCTCCTACAACTTTTCTAAGTTATTCAGTGCATTTTAACACCCCTCACATACATTTTCCTAAACAGAGTTGACAAATGATGTCTTATTCTTAAAAACTATCAAAGGGAAGGTAGTAGGTGATAATTAATACATGATAGTAGTGATGTCATGGGATCTGATTCACTAGGCAGTCATTAATGGTTTGTGTGTAACATTTCCTATTAGTTGCTGACATAGAtagcagggaagggaaggaaactaGAGAATATTTGGAATGGCCCCCAAAATGGGAATGAGCAATGCAGGAGTCACATTTTGGTGTTGCCAGAGGATTTTCAGggagtaaaaaaatcaataaagatcACAAGTAAAAGTGGATTTTTGAGACTTTGTGAGTTTTAACCATAGACGATTTGTCAACAATATGAAAATTACTTGTAGTTGTTTGTTACCAGTGctacttattttctcctttttgtgaaTCAAGATAGCTAGTGATTGTGCCTGCCTAAAGAGGAATGTGCTTTTTTGAAAGCATTGGATGTTGGGATTTTTGATAACActtacaattttccttttttttttttttttttttttttttcctccccaaaggCACTTACCGATGTGGATGAGACTTACAGAAAACCAGTTCTGGGGAAAGCATTTGAACGTGAACCTCCTTTAACTCTCACCAGGGTaagaatttttcctctacttattAATAACCTACTGTGTTTTCAGTATTAATACTGAATAATAAGGTATAGGAATGGGGTGGGAGAAGTAAAACGGGAAAAAAGATGAGTAGTGTATCACTATTTCTCACATTTCTAATTAATGAAAGCCTTAATTGCTGGAAACAAGATATGATGATGGTAGAGTCTTGATTACTCTATACCATACACCCCAGTTAAATCTGATCTACATGTGACTTATCTAACAAGTTGCATGACctgaaaatgaaatatcttttagtttagtataaaaataaacttatttatcCTCATAACATAATGCCATATAACATGGCAGGTGACTtttatcttaattatttctttattgacTTAATTACTggttagaaagggaaaaattggtgTTGACTGATTTAGAAAGGTAAAGCCACAGCCCTAAAATGATAGGAATggatgtttttaaaaaggaatatacaaTGTCAAGAGAGTAACTAATGTTTGACTTGTTTCCTTTCAGCTGTTTGACCGACTCAAACTTCAGGATTCCTCTAAAAAGGAAGCTGACTCCAGGTCGATGGTTGAGGACTCTACATTGTCCCGATATTCACAAACATCTACTTGGAAGATGGCCACAGTGTGGGGGAGAGAAGATGAGGATCGGGGATCACAGAAACGTTCCCGTTCAGCACCTTCTTCACTTCTGACAGCTGGAAAGGAAGTTTCCAGGTCTGACTTGTCAGGCAGGACTACACGGACAGAGGGCTCTAGTGCAGGGGGTTCTAATTCAAGGGGCCGATCTCGTAAGAAAAGACAGAAGCCTAAAGTAGATTACCAGCAGGTATTCACACGGCACATTAACCAGATATTTATCCGAGGAGAGAATGTTCTGCTTGTCCACCTTGCCCAGTGATCAGCTGAgctttgagtattttatttttagaaataaaccGCATGAATTACATTTGCACTGTGCTTCTTAGCATCCCAGTGAAAAGCTAATTTGAAGTGATTCCCTCTGACCATAGATATATAGAGGAAGGAGCTGAGTCTAGAACCCTGTGGCATATCTGCTTGTCCACAAAGATGGGGATAACCTGCTACCACATAAAAAAGACAGACCCTTTTTAGAATGAGTGGCTGTTCAGAGGTAGAAAGCatcattataaaatacaaatcttttcatttatacatagatataaattaGATTTGATTTCATGTGCTACTATCAATAGTCttgagataaaaatagaaaaaggatggCCTTTTTGACTCTTACTGGAGTCATATGTCTGTAACTTACCACAGACACCacaacatgaaaaaaagaatcctgtCTTAAAATGATGTGGTGTCTGTGGTGAGTGctcatggaatttctttttaagaGATAATGATATGAATTGCAATGCCATCTCTACACTTACCACTGCATTTTACATTGTATCATTCATCTTTCTGGACTTTCTCCTGATCAGGGACTAGAATTTATGAGCTTTATTGAATATTCTTAACATCCATGGAACTCACCAACTTGTAAGTGGGATTTGTTCAGGTGGTATGTTATAAACACCCAGCATTTAATATACCATAGTTGTCCCTATTATCATTGCAAATTCAGTAGCTTGATTAATATGTTTACTGGCCTGATAAAGTTACTTTCTGTGTACGGTGGATCAGATAGGAATTGTGTCCTATCTTCTTGTCCTTTTGCTGTCCCTGACTTTTGTGGCATGCTGTTGGTGCATGAGCTGGTGTGGCATGGCATTCAATGCAATAAGAGTTGTCCTGTAAGCTGTGTGGCATTTGTGGTGCCATGCAAATTATTGTGCTTAATTTAGCTTAAGTGAGTTCAGTATAAACTCAGTGACATACACATATCTTAATTGCTAGAACTCCTTCTCTTGGAGCTGGGAACAAAGGGTGCTTTTTGCTTGATTCTAATGTGAAATGGGGAGGTTATTTCTCCCTTATATCTGGCCAAAGAGGCTTTTGCAACCTGCGATCATAGGTAGCATTCATTTCAGAGGGACATTGTAACCCAAGGTGGTACGTGCAACAAGAACACCATAGAAATGTGACTTCCAACCATCTGTTGTGCTTCTACTGTAGTGATCTTTTGCTCTTTAACTGAGCCAATATGAAACAGGCTACATCCTGAAACAAACTGTTAGACATTATTTAACTGTTTTTGGATTgactgttttctttccttttttttcccctatagcGAGAGTTAGCttttgtgcagaatgataataaGCTCATTAATTAGTTAGTTGCTCAAGTATACGGAAAGAAAAGTGCTGTGTAACTTGTGGCAGAAACCCTTAGAGAAGGAGTTGGAGCTCAGGTATAGAAAGTTGATTTGCATCCTGCTGCTTTTTCATATTGTGATTATAGGTAAGTCAGTAACCCCttgctgcctcagttttccccatcAGTCAAATGGGGAAATAagatacctacctcacaggggtATTGggaagaaaaacctgaaaagcattttgaaaacaaagTCTGTTATTTAAGTGCCAGCTATGGTTTTACTAACTTTCTTAGCTTTTTAAGGTTTGTTATCTTGTGGTCAAGGCAGGTGCTATGTCAATAAGATAGTAATTATTTGTCATTAGGGATATATGTGATCTTCCAAAAACTTTAAAACCAAAAGATAGTCAGGTTCTTAAGAATGTCTGTGTTCCATTCCCATCTTCTAAGGAGTAATTGTATTCCTTAGAAAATACCACAAATGTGAAGACAATGCCAATTTGGGAATCACCCTCtccattctttgtcttttcctttggtatttttaAAGAATCTGTCCTGGACTGCCTCTAGAATAGGGGGTTATAGTGCCAACAAAAGAACAAGTCCCTAAAAGTGCCTCACCTTCAAAGGGAAAATCATGGGgagcttttaaatttttaaataattttaagaattctatttctaaaagctaattgtaGATGCTAGTGTTAGAAAATTATATAGCATTTGAATggaaataacttttaaaacttGACAAAATGAGTGACTCAGTTATATGATccttataatatttttccaaaaaagtCAGTCTTCAAAAATTGGATTTGGGAAGGTATATGTGGCAACATGGGCACCAGCCCCACCTACCAGTATTGCCATTTTAGTTCACCTTACCTCTGTCCCAGAATAAAAACTACAGTGAATGCTTACTTTCCCAGAAAAAACATATCCCAGGACAATAATCAAAGGGATTTATGAAAAACATGTGCTAAATTTTCAGTGATCATGCTGATTTCCAATAGACATAgtctaatttttcaaaaatggTAAATAATTTCTGATTGCCTCTAAAGTGTGTAGGCTATTCCTTGTGCTTAGGATCTCATCATTTTTCTGTCAGTTTCAGAAAGGGTTCATCTAAATAGCTTTTATAAGTCTTATAAGTTGTATATGATTCATCATGCTTGATCAATCATATACATCATGATGTCTTCTTGGGTATGACTTGGCTATTGATTCCGCAGTGTTTACtgtctagttaaaaaaaaaaaaaattacaagatgGTATTGTATTGAAAACTTAATAgaacaatctttttaaaaaaaaaaaaaaacctcatctattctgtttggaaaagaaaaacaacacttTTTCATCATTCCTAAAAATATAActttgaaagggaaaaatcactcCTCAGGTGATCTGTTGCTCAAAGGTATTATCTTTACAAACTCATGTTTGTTGCAATAAATGTAGTTAAACTCATAACCTTCAGAATGAGGGAACGtgtaaggaaagggaaaataagattCTTAAAAGCATCTATCccaattaatttaataaaaagaccTTAAAACAATATagtctgggggcagctaggtgtacaatggatagagtaccagccctgaagtcaagaggacctgagttcaaatgtgatctcagacacttaacaattcctaactgtgtgacccagggcaagtcacttaatcccaattacctcagcaaaaacaacaacaacaacaacaacaacacacatatatagtcTGTATTTAGTGAACTTAGTTCAGATAGAGGATGTCATATTGTTTTGGTAAAATGACTATTATATGTGTGGTAAATCATTCATGCATTTCAAGAGCTGAAACTTTTGGGATTAGCTGAAGACTCTTATTGATTATTAGAATGGGCAGAAAGGGAAATGGATGGGTAGCTTCATGTGTTTACAATATTTCAGGATCCCTTTTGTGCATACAGAGTTATTACTACAAACCTATCATTAAAGGTAATgcactttaaattatttttctagtaatAAGGACAGATTGCTATTGAATTATCTGacctttttttatcctttctaccTTTTGAACAAAGGTGCAATCTCACTGGCCAAGGTTCAGCAGTGACTATAACTTAATACTTGAAACACTCTTTTCTGCACAGATTGTGTGCATCAAATCAGAACAATAAATTAgcaaaattgaaaattagaagcATAACCAGGTCTTAGAATTAATGCAAATGAGCCTAGCTAATGAGGTCATCATATTCAAATTTGCATTTTCTGTTTCGATTGGActggaattattattttaaataattgtaactTCAAATATTGTGAATTCAGTACTTTCAACCCCTTCAGGGGATGCATTGTGTGTATTAATTGGGCCCATCTTGTACAAAAATTGTTGCCATGAAAAGTCAGGCAACCATTCTCCCCTTTATAGACAGAATTGTATAGAATTCATGTGGAAGTAGACTTGGTCAACCATTCTCCCCTTTATAGACAGAATTGTATAGAATTCATGTGGAAGTAGACTTGgtcttttcctgtctttctagAAAAAGTTTATATtgtgaatattaatttttttaacttccacTTATGTTAGCTGCCAATGGAAAATTATACATTGgactatattttataaattatttccacCTGTCAAATTCACCTAAATGTTTTTCCTAGGAAAGAAGGCATCCAAAGACATTCAGCCATTCACTGGTGCTACCCCTAAAcagtgtgtgtgtggtttttgtttttgttttaaggcaAATTCTATGATGATACAACTGTTGGTACAGGAGTAATAATGACCTCTAAATACAGTCTTTGAAATTTCTCATTTCACAATAGGTCAGGTACAGAGTTCGCTAGAAAGAATccttttaaacaataaaatttaatcatttatttggcTTCAGCCTGTATCTCACAGCCACATACATAATCAGCATTTAGTACATGTTTGTTCAAGATTTCTTCAGTGGGCTAAAGCAAGGAAAACCTGACCTACCTAGCTAATGTTGAAAAAGCCagctaatctttttttcctggcaAATTGATTTAATTACTCTACAGTCAGAATTCCAGGGatatggaaggaagaagagaagaatccTTTGCTCTGCATGTGAGTCTTTTTGAATGTGTCTGGAAGGGTTCTTTTTCTCATCTAACAGAACCAAAAGATTTATGTCAAGCATCAGCCTAAGATGGTTCAGGAGATCTAGGGGAGAAAAATAAGTATACCAGAAATCTTCAATCTATCATGTATTCacttagaataaagaataatttgaTCAGCCTATGTGAAGGCATATGattggttgttttgtttgtttgtttgtttttttggttttttaatccCTTCTGAAAAAATGGGAACTGTCTCTCAGGAAAGATATGAAAGTCAGTCCCATTACTTTTGCACTTACTTTTGATTTGCATAGCTTTGGAACAAAATGCAGCTATAGCTAATATTATCCTATTATATctagagaaaatatttaatttttttaaagggcatTATTTAAGATGGAACTGGTTGATTCTCAAGTGTTCTAGTCCTGGAGGCACCCCCTGGGCTAGGACCCATTATCCAGTTGCCATGACAGTAAAGCAAACAGCAGATAATGTTGGGAAAAGTAGGTTATTTACCTCCTCAAGAACCCTTCTCGTTGATATCTTATCCCCCCAGGGGTTCTGTTGATGTCTAACTACACCCTGACATACTATTCTTTTTCTAGAAAAAGCTAAACTGGGGTGAACATAGGCATTTCTATTTGCACTATTCAGATACCAGCTAtaatgggaaaaaccatgagtTGGAATCTATTTTGTAAATTGCTTCTAACTGTCAAGTTCACCCAAACAGTTGCTCTGTAGAGATGAATTGCTGCTAAGAACTTTAATGTGAATCTGTGATGTTCTGCTTTAGTTATAAGTACTGTACATGAAGTCTGAGAACTacaataaatatgattttaataaCACACTGGCTGTTTTTGGTTTCTGCTAATTTTTGACAAATCTTTTTCATGGGGAGAAATCCCATACTGGTTGTGAATACCTacctgaaattagaaaaaaatgaaaaaatgttgcaGCTTAGTACCTTTTCTTTACTAAACATATTATCTTGATCTTCCCTGAGGTAACTAGCACAGTTTTCCCACCCTTTACTTGTAACCAAATACATTTGAATTAGCATTTGTCAGCTTTAAGCTATGGCAATATCTTTGTAAGTTCTTACTGTTAGGAGTAGCTTACAGTTATCATCaacctatttcctttttgttctacTAAAATGTGTCATCAAGTTGCCCAAATGATTTGCTATAATGGTTACCAGTTTATTGTGCATGTTCAGAGAAGGTGTTAAGATACTAATGAGGGGACAGGTGAACTAGAGGGAGCaatggacctggagttaggaggacctgagtttaaatccagcctcaaaaacttAACTCTAGTGAAGCCCTGGGCAaaccttgtt
Proteins encoded:
- the LSM11 gene encoding U7 snRNA-associated Sm-like protein LSm11, with amino-acid sequence MEERERRGGSGRAGSPGSPPSPRLDVSSDRFDPLLALYAPRLPPIPYPNAPCFNNLAEYESFLRLGGRGRGRGRARGQAGPGAPGTPAPAPGPASSASGSARRTSRRRGAPVPDPERIQRLRRLMVAKEEADAGATGQGSSGRPGRRRKAPRNVLTRMPLHEGSPLGELHRCIREGVKVNVHIRTFKGLRGVCSGFLVAFDKFWNMALTDVDETYRKPVLGKAFEREPPLTLTRLFDRLKLQDSSKKEADSRSMVEDSTLSRYSQTSTWKMATVWGREDEDRGSQKRSRSAPSSLLTAGKEVSRSDLSGRTTRTEGSSAGGSNSRGRSRKKRQKPKVDYQQVFTRHINQIFIRGENVLLVHLAQ